The following coding sequences lie in one Apium graveolens cultivar Ventura chromosome 1, ASM990537v1, whole genome shotgun sequence genomic window:
- the LOC141714518 gene encoding uncharacterized protein LOC141714518, whose amino-acid sequence MVLISDNGPQFVGSDFETYLKELGIKHKKAYVAHPQGNGQVEVTNRIILRGLEKRLEDSKKNWSDELPKVLWSYRTTPRTGTGETPFKLAYGTEAQLPIETGSPSHRVTNFDEVSNIEGLRTNLEFLDEVRDRAVKKMESYKEKTKLYFTKKARIREYVGGDLVLRDTEASNPTNQGKLQPNWEGPYIVKEVIRPGTYKLSYLSGTEVPNTWHGTRLRKFYQ is encoded by the coding sequence atGGTCCTAATCTCGGACAATGGTCCGCAGTTCGTGGGTTCAGATTTTGAAACCTATCTAAAAGAACTCGGGATCAAACACAAAAAAGCATATGTTGCCCATCCACAAGGGAATGGACAAGTTGAGGTCACAAACAGAATTATACTCCGAGGTCTGGAAAAGAGACTGGAAGACTCTAAAAAGAACTGGTCGGATGAACTCCCGAAGGTTCTATGGTCATACAGAACTACCCCCCGGACGGGAACCGGAGAGACTCCATTCAAGCTCGCCTACGGTACTGAAGCCCAGTTACCGATAGAGACCGGATCCCCTTCTCACAGAGTGACCAACTTTGACGAGGTCTCCAACATAGAAGGCCTCAGGACCAACCTCGAATTCCTGGACGAGGTAAGAGATCGGGCCGTAAAAAAAATGGAAAGCTACAAGGAAAAAACAAAGCTTTACTTTACGAAGAAAGCCAGAATACGGGAATATGTGGGAGGAGATCTAGTACTCCGGGACACTGAAGCCTCGAACCCAACTAACCAGGGAAAACTACAGCCAAACTGGGAAGGCCCTTATATAGTCAAAGAAGTGATCCGTCCAGGAACTTACAAGCTAAGCTACCTCAGCGGAACCGAGGTCCCCAACACCTGGCATGGAACCCgcctaaggaaattctaccaatAA